A section of the Phaseolus vulgaris cultivar G19833 chromosome 8, P. vulgaris v2.0, whole genome shotgun sequence genome encodes:
- the LOC137824855 gene encoding predicted GPI-anchored protein 58 yields MLGKGKLAELRALARTHRLASGSQTVPNSVVEIAAAQGRSPPQGPAPPEALPAPQRKKLVLKKPKRKTPQVVQEDEDEDDEATEDGLITKRRRAAPSSPPALPTPTPPSPPAPTSPVQAIPLAAALPAVEGNEPNFMENPPSASTPFVSAGEGPPSTASIAEAAPGGDEGAHNSPILITESPSSPPRQETQLPQPIQEGGGESQH; encoded by the coding sequence atgttgggcaaaggcaaattggctgaactgagggcgctcgcccgaacccacagATTGGCGTCGGGCtctcaaaccgtgccaaactcggtggtggagatcgccgctgcccagggcagatcgccccctcaaggcccagctcctccaGAGGCACTGCCCGCCCCTCAACGAAAGAAGCTCGTCTTaaagaaaccaaagaggaaaactcctcaagtggttcaagaagatgaagatgaagatgatgaggcAACCGAGGACGGCCTCATAACCAAAAGGAGAAGGgcggcaccttcttcaccacctgctctaccaacaccaacaccgccttctcccccagctccaacatcgccagtccaagcgataCCCTTGGCAGCTGCACTTCCTGCGGTTGAAGGCAATgagcctaacttcatggagaaccctccgagcgcctccacgccattcgtatccgctggagagggtcctccttcaactgcctcaatcgCTGAAGCTGCACCAGGTGGGGATGAGGGCGCTCACAACTCGCCAATACTCATTACCGAGTCCCCctcttcaccaccacgccaggaaACCCAACTTCCTCAACcaattcaagagggtggtggtgagagtcaGCACTAG
- the LOC137824854 gene encoding filament-like plant protein 1, which yields MAEDLPSIITKSVESSTKKLQDDISTLQEENRLIRIEAEKLSCNLMMAEIDHSRVEDAMSAELRVARKEASDLRQKLHLLAQDKIELESKLVPYRLKVADLEASIKVDAAKVENLEKRLVNREVLLGKVEKERNDAVAELAEAREENKRTVAELAQVREESKKVAEDLVQAREKTEELKKRADELG from the coding sequence atggcagaggacctcccctccatcataACAAAatctgtggagagctccaccaaaAAACTCCAGGATGATATCTCCacactccaagaggagaatcgcctgataaggatcgaggcggagaagctGTCCTGCAACCTCATGATGGCGGAGATTGATCACTCAAGGGTGGAAGACGCCATGAGTGCCGAGCTGAGGGTtgcacgcaaggaggcctctgatctacgccagaaactgcacctcctagctcaagataaaatcgagctggagagcaagttGGTTCCCTACCGActcaaggtggctgacttggaggcatcaataaaagtggatgcagccaaggtagagaacctCGAGAAAAGGTTGGTTAatcgggaggttctccttgGAAAGGTCGAAAAGGAGAGGAACGACGCCGTGGCTGAGCTCGCCGAAGCTAGAGAGGAAAACAAAAGAACTGTTGCCGAGCTGGCCCAGGTGCGGGAGGAAAGcaaaaaggttgctgaagacctcgtTCAAGCTCGTGAGaaaactgaagaactgaagaaacgaGCTGACGAGCTAGGATag